The following are encoded in a window of Prevotella melaninogenica genomic DNA:
- a CDS encoding MotA/TolQ/ExbB proton channel family protein, protein MATTQQKPAPQKKAEGFTGVRGAFWIIVVCAVVAFTLFYTWFGNEMHFQDGAARENPADVWGTIFKGGVVVPVIHTLLLTVLAMSIERWMALKTAFGKGALPKFVANIKSALNANDLAKANQLCDQQKGSVANVVKASLNAYKDMETGANANLKKAQKVAKIQQAHEEATQLEMPTLTMNLPIIATLVTLGTLTGLLGTVTGMIKSFSALAAGGGADSAALSAGISEALINTAFGIATSWCAVVSYGYYSNKVDKLTFALDEVGYSIAQTYEVNHTDEA, encoded by the coding sequence ATGGCAACTACACAACAAAAACCAGCCCCACAGAAAAAGGCTGAGGGCTTCACAGGAGTTAGAGGTGCATTCTGGATTATCGTCGTTTGCGCTGTCGTTGCGTTCACATTGTTCTACACATGGTTCGGTAATGAGATGCACTTCCAGGATGGAGCTGCACGTGAGAACCCAGCAGACGTTTGGGGTACCATCTTTAAGGGTGGCGTAGTCGTTCCTGTTATCCACACTCTCTTGTTGACAGTGCTCGCTATGTCTATCGAGCGTTGGATGGCTTTGAAGACTGCTTTCGGTAAGGGTGCCCTTCCAAAGTTCGTTGCAAACATCAAGAGTGCTCTTAACGCTAATGACCTTGCTAAGGCTAACCAGCTCTGCGATCAGCAGAAGGGTTCTGTAGCAAACGTTGTTAAGGCTTCTTTGAACGCTTACAAGGATATGGAGACTGGTGCTAATGCTAACCTTAAGAAGGCTCAGAAGGTAGCTAAGATTCAGCAGGCTCACGAGGAGGCTACTCAGCTCGAGATGCCAACTCTGACAATGAACCTCCCTATCATTGCTACTCTCGTAACACTTGGTACTCTTACTGGTCTTCTCGGTACTGTAACCGGTATGATCAAGTCGTTCTCTGCTCTTGCTGCAGGTGGTGGTGCTGACTCTGCTGCACTTTCTGCTGGTATTTCTGAGGCGTTGATCAACACCGCATTCGGTATTGCAACATCTTGGTGTGCGGTAGTTTCTTATGGTTACTACTCTAACAAGGTTGACAAGTTGACTTTCGCCCTCGACGAGGTTGGTTATTCTATCGCTCAGACATACGAAGTAAACCATACAGACGAGGCTTAA
- a CDS encoding pyridoxal phosphate-dependent aminotransferase, producing MAQLSDRLNRLAPSETLAMSQKSSEMKAQGIDVINMSVGEPDFMTPDHVKEAGKKAIDDNFSKYSPVPGYPALREAISKKLKDENNLDYAASEIIVGTGGKQGVCNAVLALVNPGDEVIIPAPYWVSYPQMVKLAGGVPVVVSAGIEQDFKITAEQLEKAITPKTKMIILCSPSNPTGSVYTAEELEALSKVVLAHKDVFVLSDEIYEHINYIGGHCSISSCPGMKERTILCNGVSKAYAMTGWRIGWVAAPEWIVKGLNKLQGQYTSGTCSVSQMAAVAAYVEDQACVAEYRETFRRRRDLIVSLAKEIPELEVNVPQGAFYLFPKCSSFFGKTDGKHVINNSSDLAMYILEEGCVATVGGDAFGAPDCFRMSYATSDENIKEALRRIKEVLSKLK from the coding sequence ATGGCACAATTATCAGATCGTTTAAATCGATTGGCGCCTTCTGAGACATTAGCAATGTCGCAGAAGAGTAGTGAAATGAAAGCGCAGGGAATTGATGTTATCAACATGAGTGTGGGTGAACCAGACTTCATGACTCCTGATCATGTTAAGGAGGCGGGCAAAAAGGCCATTGATGATAACTTCTCTAAGTATTCTCCTGTTCCTGGTTATCCTGCTTTGAGAGAGGCTATCTCAAAGAAGCTGAAAGATGAAAACAATCTTGATTATGCTGCATCAGAGATTATTGTCGGTACTGGTGGTAAGCAAGGTGTTTGCAATGCTGTTTTGGCTTTGGTGAATCCAGGTGATGAGGTGATTATTCCTGCACCTTATTGGGTGAGCTATCCGCAGATGGTTAAACTCGCAGGTGGTGTTCCTGTTGTTGTTTCTGCAGGAATCGAGCAAGACTTTAAGATTACCGCAGAGCAGTTAGAGAAAGCTATTACACCAAAGACAAAGATGATAATTCTTTGCTCTCCAAGTAATCCTACTGGTAGTGTCTATACTGCAGAGGAGTTGGAGGCTTTGTCAAAGGTTGTCTTGGCGCATAAAGACGTGTTTGTTCTTTCAGATGAGATTTACGAACACATTAATTATATAGGCGGTCATTGCAGTATCTCATCTTGCCCTGGAATGAAAGAACGTACGATTCTTTGTAACGGCGTTAGTAAGGCTTATGCTATGACTGGCTGGAGAATTGGTTGGGTCGCAGCACCAGAGTGGATTGTAAAAGGTCTTAATAAGTTGCAAGGACAATATACGTCAGGTACATGTAGCGTAAGTCAGATGGCTGCTGTTGCGGCATATGTTGAGGATCAAGCTTGTGTAGCTGAGTATCGAGAGACATTCCGTCGTCGTCGTGATCTGATTGTTAGTTTGGCAAAAGAAATCCCTGAACTTGAGGTAAATGTGCCACAAGGTGCATTCTATCTCTTCCCTAAATGCTCCAGCTTCTTTGGAAAGACAGATGGCAAACATGTGATTAATAACTCATCCGACCTTGCTATGTATATTCTTGAAGAAGGATGTGTAGCAACAGTGGGTGGTGATGCTTTTGGTGCTCCAGACTGTTTTAGAATGAGTTATGCGACAAGTGATGAAAATATAAAGGAAGCTCTTCGTCGTATTAAAGAAGTACTTTCAAAACTTAAATAG
- a CDS encoding bifunctional 3,4-dihydroxy-2-butanone-4-phosphate synthase/GTP cyclohydrolase II, which yields MEDFKLDSIEDALKDFREGKFVIVVDDEDRENEGDLIMAAEMITPEKVNFMLKNARGVLCVPITISRAEELDLPHQVSDNTSVLGTPFTVTVDKLEGCSTGVSTHDRAETIKALADPNSTPQTFGRPGHVNPLYAQDNGVLRRSGHTEAAVDLCKLAGCFPAGVLMEIMNEDGTMARMPDLQKRAKEWGMKIISIKDIIAYRLKKESSIVVGEKVKLPTEYGMFHLIPFRQANGLENMALIKGTWKEDEPVLVRVHSSCATGDILGSQRCDCGEQLHKAMEMIEKEGKGVIIYMQQEGRGIGLMNKIAAYKLQDQGLDTVEANLHLGFRPDERDYGCGAQMLRHLGVHKMRLITNNPTKRVGLEAYGLEIEENVPIEITPNKFDYRYLKTKRDRMGHDLHL from the coding sequence ATGGAAGATTTTAAACTCGATAGCATCGAAGATGCGCTGAAAGACTTTCGGGAAGGAAAGTTCGTTATCGTAGTAGATGATGAAGACCGAGAGAATGAAGGCGACCTTATTATGGCTGCAGAAATGATTACGCCAGAGAAGGTTAACTTCATGTTGAAGAATGCACGAGGTGTGCTTTGTGTTCCTATAACAATATCACGTGCGGAGGAATTGGATTTGCCTCATCAGGTTTCTGATAACACATCAGTACTTGGAACTCCTTTCACCGTTACGGTTGATAAGTTGGAAGGCTGTTCAACAGGTGTGTCTACACACGACCGTGCTGAAACAATTAAGGCTTTGGCTGATCCTAATTCTACTCCTCAGACTTTCGGCCGTCCTGGACATGTCAATCCACTTTATGCTCAGGATAATGGTGTATTGCGTCGTTCGGGTCATACTGAAGCCGCTGTCGACCTCTGTAAGCTCGCAGGTTGTTTCCCAGCTGGTGTGTTAATGGAGATTATGAACGAAGATGGTACGATGGCTCGTATGCCTGATTTGCAGAAGCGTGCAAAGGAGTGGGGTATGAAGATTATCAGTATCAAGGATATTATCGCCTATCGCCTGAAGAAAGAATCAAGTATTGTTGTTGGTGAAAAGGTAAAACTTCCTACTGAATATGGTATGTTTCACTTGATTCCTTTCCGTCAAGCAAATGGTTTGGAAAACATGGCTCTTATCAAGGGTACATGGAAAGAGGATGAGCCAGTACTTGTGCGTGTACACTCATCATGTGCAACAGGTGATATTCTCGGTAGTCAGCGTTGTGATTGTGGTGAACAACTTCATAAGGCAATGGAGATGATTGAGAAAGAAGGCAAGGGTGTTATCATCTATATGCAGCAGGAAGGTCGTGGCATTGGTTTGATGAATAAGATTGCAGCCTATAAGTTGCAAGACCAAGGTCTTGATACGGTTGAGGCTAACCTTCATCTTGGTTTCCGGCCAGACGAACGCGATTATGGTTGTGGAGCACAGATGTTGCGTCATCTTGGTGTTCATAAGATGCGTTTAATAACAAACAATCCAACGAAGCGTGTAGGTCTTGAGGCTTACGGTTTAGAGATTGAGGAGAATGTACCTATTGAGATTACTCCAAATAAGTTTGACTATCGCTATCTGAAAACTAAGCGTGATCGTATGGGACACGACTTGCATCTATAA
- a CDS encoding LptF/LptG family permease, whose translation MFQIKKLDIFIAKQFGMLFMGTFFISLFVLMMQFLWRYVDDLIGKGLSMDVLGQFFWYMSLMMVPQALPLAILLSSLISYGNLGESSELTAIKAAGISLIQSFRGLIVVSIFIGFGSFYFQNNVGPIAHKHIAQLLISMKQKSPELEIPEGIFYDGIPQTNLYVEKKDLKTGHLYNIMVYRMTDSYEDQAIILADSGMLQSTADKKHLVLNLWSGEWFENMRSQEMGNSASVPYRRETFAHKHIVLDFDGDFNLTDMAGISNDARTKSIQKIQHDKDSLVHVYDSVGNAFYKDAQTVYYRDPNLKASEKKQAIKLSGEKAFNVDSVFKKLPADQRRYVIDQALSTVQQEVSDLDFKSMITSDGDRLIRLHDIETINKFTLSLICIIFFFIGAPLGAIIRKGGLGIPIIISVIVFIIFYILDNTGYRMSRQGDWAIWFGKGLSMAVLIPMAVFFTYKANNDSTVFNADMYKNMLMKMFGMRVKRSVASKEVILNDPDYSKAVEQLNDLNVRITEYAKTRRLKSAPNIIKVFFRYHTDHVIEKINDELENVIEDLGNTRNKVIMAELNKYPILAVKAHTRPFDHKWSNILAAVIVPAGIFFYFRMWRFRLRLYRDLRTIISCNDTIIAEIQRIKEKEEARGY comes from the coding sequence ATGTTTCAAATCAAGAAGTTAGATATATTCATTGCCAAGCAGTTTGGTATGCTTTTCATGGGAACATTCTTCATCAGCTTGTTTGTGTTGATGATGCAGTTCTTGTGGAGATATGTTGATGACTTGATTGGAAAAGGATTGTCAATGGACGTTCTTGGACAATTCTTTTGGTATATGAGCTTGATGATGGTGCCACAGGCACTTCCTTTGGCAATTCTTCTTTCATCGCTTATTTCTTATGGTAACCTTGGCGAAAGTTCAGAGTTGACAGCGATAAAAGCAGCTGGTATCTCTTTGATTCAGTCGTTTAGAGGATTGATTGTTGTTAGTATTTTTATTGGTTTTGGTTCTTTCTACTTCCAAAATAACGTAGGACCAATAGCACATAAACATATAGCCCAACTGCTTATCTCTATGAAGCAGAAGAGTCCTGAGTTGGAAATCCCAGAAGGAATCTTCTATGATGGTATTCCACAAACCAACCTCTATGTAGAGAAGAAAGACTTAAAGACAGGTCACCTATATAATATTATGGTGTACCGAATGACGGATAGCTACGAAGATCAGGCTATAATCCTTGCAGACTCAGGTATGTTGCAGTCTACAGCGGATAAGAAACACCTTGTATTGAACCTATGGAGTGGCGAGTGGTTTGAGAATATGCGCTCACAAGAAATGGGAAATAGTGCCAGTGTTCCTTATCGGCGAGAGACATTTGCACACAAGCATATTGTTCTTGATTTCGATGGTGACTTCAATCTTACGGATATGGCTGGTATCTCTAATGATGCCCGTACGAAGAGTATTCAGAAGATACAGCACGACAAGGACTCCTTAGTGCATGTTTATGATAGTGTGGGTAATGCTTTTTATAAGGATGCGCAGACTGTTTATTATCGAGATCCTAACCTTAAAGCTTCTGAGAAGAAACAGGCTATTAAGTTGTCGGGAGAAAAGGCATTTAACGTAGACTCGGTATTTAAAAAGCTTCCTGCAGACCAGCGTCGTTATGTTATTGACCAAGCGTTGTCTACCGTTCAGCAAGAAGTTAGCGACCTTGACTTTAAGAGTATGATAACCAGCGATGGTGATAGGCTAATTCGTCTACATGATATTGAGACGATTAACAAGTTCACCTTGTCGTTGATATGTATTATCTTCTTCTTTATCGGAGCTCCACTTGGTGCGATTATCCGTAAGGGAGGATTGGGTATTCCTATCATTATCAGCGTTATTGTGTTCATTATTTTTTATATCCTCGATAATACTGGTTATCGAATGTCACGTCAGGGAGACTGGGCGATATGGTTTGGTAAAGGATTGTCTATGGCTGTTCTTATCCCAATGGCAGTCTTCTTCACCTATAAGGCAAACAATGATTCAACAGTGTTCAATGCTGATATGTATAAGAACATGTTAATGAAGATGTTTGGAATGCGTGTGAAACGTAGTGTGGCCAGCAAGGAGGTTATCTTAAATGACCCTGATTATAGCAAGGCAGTAGAACAACTCAATGATCTGAACGTAAGAATTACGGAGTATGCTAAGACACGCAGGTTGAAGTCTGCGCCTAATATTATAAAGGTGTTCTTCCGCTATCATACAGATCATGTCATTGAGAAGATTAATGATGAACTTGAAAATGTCATAGAAGACTTAGGTAATACGCGTAATAAAGTCATCATGGCAGAATTAAATAAATACCCAATATTAGCAGTAAAGGCACATACAAGACCATTCGATCATAAGTGGTCGAACATTCTTGCAGCAGTTATAGTGCCTGCTGGTATTTTCTTCTACTTCCGAATGTGGCGTTTCCGCTTACGTCTTTATCGCGACCTTCGTACTATTATTAGCTGTAATGATACGATTATCGCAGAGATACAACGTATAAAGGAAAAAGAAGAAGCAAGGGGCTATTGA
- a CDS encoding START-like domain-containing protein — translation MSKKIELEYELKTRSGSAVWALISTPIGLMKWLADEVTIDEDVATFIWGDPLREHDTHTATVVEMVKNNYIRFHWDSSESDSYWEMKMFHSEIAGNYHLLVTDFADDDDVEGLEQLWNQNIDRLHRITGM, via the coding sequence ATGAGTAAGAAAATAGAACTGGAATACGAATTGAAAACACGGTCGGGCAGTGCTGTGTGGGCACTGATTAGCACACCAATTGGTTTGATGAAATGGTTGGCAGATGAAGTAACGATTGATGAAGATGTGGCAACCTTTATTTGGGGTGACCCGCTACGTGAACACGATACACATACAGCAACAGTTGTCGAAATGGTGAAGAACAATTATATACGTTTTCATTGGGACTCGTCTGAGAGTGATTCTTATTGGGAAATGAAGATGTTTCATAGCGAGATTGCTGGCAATTATCATCTGTTGGTTACTGACTTCGCTGATGATGATGATGTGGAAGGGTTGGAACAACTTTGGAATCAGAATATAGACCGCCTACATCGTATAACAGGGATGTAA
- a CDS encoding DUF362 domain-containing protein: protein MAYVIGNDCIACGTCIDECPVEAISEGDIYKIDADACTECGTCASVCPSEAISLP, encoded by the coding sequence ATGGCTTACGTAATTGGTAATGATTGTATCGCTTGTGGTACATGTATCGACGAATGTCCAGTAGAGGCTATCTCTGAGGGTGATATCTACAAAATTGATGCAGACGCTTGTACTGAGTGTGGTACTTGTGCATCAGTTTGTCCAAGTGAGGCTATCAGCCTTCCATAA
- a CDS encoding porin family protein, which produces MKRILVAFTLLASVLTIHAQERRVQNRPYTDLRDFHFGVLVGTHLQDLELNNVGPQMVDLDDGNGVVQKIVSADQDRWDAGFTVGVLGELRLNSTFQLRMAPAMYFGTRHLTFRNITDLNAQGEPTEQVQELKTAYISCAFDLIAAAPRFNNHRPYVMLGLNPMLNLSGKDNDYIKLKRSDVFVEVGLGCDFYLPYFKLRPELKFMYSLTNSLDKSHAKNLQDKNMLMYTNSVNETRTKMIALTFYFE; this is translated from the coding sequence ATGAAAAGAATATTAGTAGCCTTCACCCTATTGGCTTCTGTGCTTACAATCCACGCACAGGAACGAAGAGTGCAGAACCGCCCCTATACGGATCTGCGTGATTTTCATTTCGGAGTGCTCGTTGGTACACATCTGCAAGACCTTGAACTTAATAATGTTGGACCACAGATGGTCGACCTTGATGATGGCAACGGAGTAGTTCAGAAGATTGTTTCAGCCGATCAAGACCGTTGGGACGCTGGATTTACAGTGGGTGTATTGGGTGAGTTACGCCTCAACTCTACCTTTCAGTTGCGCATGGCTCCAGCGATGTACTTTGGCACTCGACATCTGACTTTCCGTAATATCACAGACCTTAACGCACAAGGAGAGCCTACAGAGCAGGTGCAAGAGCTCAAAACAGCATACATTTCTTGCGCTTTCGATCTCATTGCGGCTGCTCCACGCTTTAACAATCATCGCCCTTACGTGATGTTAGGACTGAATCCTATGCTCAACCTCTCAGGTAAAGACAATGATTATATCAAGCTCAAACGTAGCGATGTCTTCGTAGAAGTGGGACTCGGTTGTGATTTCTATCTCCCTTATTTCAAGCTACGCCCAGAATTGAAGTTCATGTACAGCCTTACAAACAGTCTTGACAAGAGTCATGCAAAGAACCTCCAAGACAAGAATATGCTCATGTACACCAACTCTGTCAACGAAACACGCACAAAGATGATAGCGCTCACTTTCTATTTCGAATAA
- a CDS encoding ATP-binding protein encodes MTDYIHRKIEETILEASKYFSVIAVSGPRQSGKSTLLTQLFPLYEKYSLKDLNILDYAKNDPIAFLNQTDEGMFIDEIQRCPQLLDYIQGIVDNNPKRHFALSGSSNFEVMKNLSESLAGRAGVFELLPMSIQEVTGKVDLDNLNQILYNGLYPSICAKKNIAKFFYPSYVRTYLEKDVRDLLQIKDQIRFTKFLKLCAARIGSLFNASELGAEVGVSSKTISHWLSVLQASYLITLLPPYYENIPKRLVKSPKLYFNDPGLACYLLDIESPQQLDRDKMRGAIFENMIVMEAIKYRYNMGLEGGLFFYRDSNQNEVDLLIKQEGELTAIEVKSSMTYSSSFEKALTQIEGWIKTPISKKAIVYSGDFENTSGNINLINYRHISSIL; translated from the coding sequence ATGACCGATTATATACATCGCAAAATAGAGGAAACGATACTTGAGGCATCAAAATACTTCTCCGTGATAGCTGTCTCTGGACCACGTCAATCAGGCAAGAGTACATTGTTAACTCAATTATTCCCACTCTACGAGAAATACAGTCTAAAGGATCTCAACATTCTTGATTACGCAAAGAATGATCCCATAGCCTTCCTTAATCAGACAGATGAAGGAATGTTTATTGACGAGATACAAAGGTGTCCTCAACTATTAGACTACATACAAGGCATTGTAGATAACAATCCCAAGAGACATTTCGCATTGTCAGGAAGTTCGAATTTCGAGGTAATGAAGAACTTATCAGAATCTCTTGCTGGTCGTGCAGGAGTGTTCGAACTGTTGCCAATGTCCATACAGGAGGTTACAGGAAAGGTTGATTTAGACAATCTAAATCAAATCCTTTACAACGGGCTCTACCCTTCTATCTGTGCAAAGAAGAATATTGCTAAGTTCTTTTACCCCTCTTATGTTAGGACATACTTGGAGAAAGACGTAAGAGATCTCCTACAGATAAAAGACCAAATACGCTTCACAAAGTTCTTGAAACTGTGTGCAGCACGAATAGGCTCACTCTTCAACGCTTCTGAATTAGGTGCAGAGGTAGGCGTAAGTTCCAAGACTATCAGCCACTGGCTTTCTGTCTTGCAGGCTTCTTACCTCATAACGCTCCTCCCACCCTACTATGAGAACATTCCAAAAAGGCTGGTGAAGAGCCCTAAACTCTATTTCAACGACCCAGGACTGGCCTGTTATCTACTCGACATCGAGAGTCCTCAACAGTTAGACAGGGATAAGATGCGTGGTGCTATCTTTGAGAATATGATTGTTATGGAGGCCATCAAGTATCGCTATAACATGGGATTAGAGGGTGGACTATTCTTCTATCGCGACTCTAATCAGAATGAAGTTGACCTCTTAATCAAGCAGGAAGGGGAACTAACAGCCATTGAAGTGAAGTCTTCTATGACTTATAGTTCATCTTTTGAGAAGGCACTCACGCAGATTGAAGGCTGGATAAAGACCCCCATAAGTAAGAAGGCTATAGTCTACTCTGGCGACTTTGAGAACACGAGTGGCAACATCAACCTTATCAACTATCGCCATATTTCTTCCATTCTCTGA